The Paenibacillus polymyxa M1 DNA segment CCAAAATGAAATTTATGCTTAGAACCGTTGAGCGCATGAATGAATTTCTTCAACGTAAGTTGCCCACAATGACTGGATTGTCGTTGCTTACTGTTATGCGTAAAGAGGATATTGATGCACATGGATACACTTTTAAAGCTGACTTTGTATACGACTATTACCGCAACAAAAAAGGAGCGCTGGAGAAATTGTTTCAAGAGGAAATGCCAACTTGGAAAGTAAATAGGCTTAAAAAAGATGATCCAGAACGTACATATGACGGTTACGTTGAACGTGGAAAGTATTCATCCTCGTTGGAAGTGGCATTATCTATCTAACTGTTACCTATTGAGTTGATAAAGGAGCGATAAACAATGTATAGATGTGGACGACTCATAAAGGGTAAACTTTTTCTACAGACTTGGGATGGTCAATTAATCAGTCTGAAAGTGCTGGCTCAAGCCAACAGATAGGCATATGTAAAACAAGAGAGAATGTGTATATAGGAGTCAGGGAGGGTTAAATTTAGCCCCAAGTAAAAAAGGAGAAGTAAACAGGTATAGCTTTTTAGCATTTGTTGGATTTATTTAAGTATGAAACAAAATTCTTCCTTATTATTGGAACAATGTGCTAATATAATAGGTATATAATACCAAAAGAGAGTTGTAGAAAAGTAAAAAAATAAGGTATTAGCTAGTTCATTCGCCTTGGTGTTAATTCTTTCCAGTACTAGTGCATATGCTCATCCGGGTAGAACTGATTCAAATGGTGGACATTATTGCCGTACTAACTGTGCTAAGTGGGGACTCCAAGACGGGGAATGTCACTATCGTTCCTCATCTTCAAGTTCAAGTAAATTAACTCCTAAAAAGAGCGTTGCAAAGCCTAAAGCAGCAAAGCCAGCTTATAAAGAATCTGGATTAAGAGTTTACGTGAACGGAAATAAATTAAGCGTTAGTAGTGAGCCATTGATTTATCAGAATACCAATTTGGTTCCACTTCGCGAGATTGCTGAAGGCTTGGGTGCTACCCTGAACTATGATAATAATAGTGGCACAATTGGTGTAACTAAAGGAAATAGTAAAATGACACTTACCATTGGAAGCAAAATAGTGTTTTACAATGGATCATCTGAAACAGTGAGCGCAGCACCTAAAGTAATAAAGGGAGTTACATATGTTCCTGCTCAGGTTTTTGCTAGGGGATTAGGTGCAGGAATTGAATTAGACAGTATTATAACTCTTTGAAAATAACATATTAGAGCCCTGTAAATAAGATAGAGAAGTTTTGTGACTACCTTCAATATACCAATTAAAGTATCACAGGTTTTAGAAAAGTTACATAAAATCTGTGATGCTTTTCTGTTATATATTGATAACTGTGTTGTAAGTAAAAAGATAATTTTATAAGGAATTGATTTATATTAAAGAGCAGCTAAAGATGGTAGCAACCAAAGTAAGGAGAGCAATTGAGAGTATTGATCCAAACAAATTCTCTATGTACTGCCAGTTCCATCATGGATTTCCTGATGGGCATGTGGAGATTCAAGTATGATCATAGGGAAGTTGTTGCTGGATGAATTTGAAATTGATTGTGATTATGTTACTGGCAATTGTACTATTGAAGGTCACGAATCAAAGACTCACGTATGGTTAGAGTATGAAGGATATAAAATTGACATTACAGCGGATCAATTTAGAGATTTATTTAGAATAACTGAAGAGATTGTAGTCAGCGCAAATCATGAATTGTATAAATATTTTGAAGTAAAAGAAACAAGGAAAATATCTGAGCACTTCCCTAATGAATTAAGGACGCCTTATATTTTGATAAGAGATTTAATCTATAACTAAATTAATCTTACACAGGATAGGGTGAATTCATGAATAAGCAAGCGCTCAAAGGGTTTGCTCTGATTTGTATCGTTGCTTTACTCATACATAAGTGGCTATTTGTAACACTTTTGTTTGGTGGGATAGTTTTCTATGTTATTGGCAAAATCGACTTTTATCAAATGAAGGATGCCTATAAGTCAAAAAAGAAAAGGTAAAACGAATCTTTGATTTGGGTAATATCAATTAAAGGAGAGGATTCCATGAAAAAAGGCATAAAAATTAGCGGAGCAGTTTTTGCTACTAAAGGTAACATTGATCACGATGAATTTATTGATAAGTTTATAGAGTTTGTTGAATCTAATGGCTGGGAATTTGGTGGAGGAAGTAGATTAATAGATGAAGATGGAAATGATATTAAAGAATAAAATATGACTTTCATAAGCTGATATAAAGAAAACTAGATTTTGATTAGGAGGTTGTAAGATGAATTACCCTTAGAGCAAAGATATTGACTGGAAGCTACAGTCAAAAGACAAGCAAGTGTATATTATGCGAGATCATAACTGGTCATTTGCTGCTTGGGAAGTATCTAAAATAGAGAATAGAATTCAAGAGGGTTCATTGGTTGTTCATGTTGATTCACATTTTGATGATGTGCCAGATGGACTAGTAGTAAGAGGTTTATTTGAGGCGAAATCCAAAGAAGACATCATGAAGGTAAGTAGAAGCTATGACAGATCATTGGGGCAAGTTCCTGAGTCTAATTTGATGCATATAGACAATTTTATTTGGGCATTGATTGGAAGAGGAACCATTGAAGAAGTAATTTTTGTATCAAGAGACAAACTAGAACTTAATGTTCTGCCAGATGTGCGAGAAGAGTATGCACATTGCCTCCCTGAAAATTGAAAGTATAGTTCAAAGCTATTCCCT contains these protein-coding regions:
- a CDS encoding UPF0489 family protein, with the translated sequence MRDHNWSFAAWEVSKIENRIQEGSLVVHVDSHFDDVPDGLVVRGLFEAKSKEDIMKVSRSYDRSLGQVPESNLMHIDNFIWALIGRGTIEEVIFVSRDKLELNVLPDVREEYAHCLPEN
- a CDS encoding copper amine oxidase N-terminal domain-containing protein, with translation MNGNKLSVSSEPLIYQNTNLVPLREIAEGLGATLNYDNNSGTIGVTKGNSKMTLTIGSKIVFYNGSSETVSAAPKVIKGVTYVPAQVFARGLGAGIELDSIITL